TCGCTTTAGATGCGACCTTTTTTTGTGGCTATTTGTGACCGCGGAGTACCGTTCACCTTCTTGGTTCGATTCTAGTAATCTTTATCAATGCTGGATTTTGAATGCTAAAAAAAGGATTCTGGCTAAAAACTTAATTGATTTAGCGATCGCAACTTTAGCTCATGGTGCAATTTTAACAATGTAATTGTTAATTTTTATTGAAAATTGGAAATTCAATAAATATAAAAAGAACTATTATATTTCTTCATAATTATCAAAAACTGTTGCTAGTAAAACTGTTGCTAGTAAATGATCAAATCTAATTTTTATAGTTGTTACTAGCCACTTGACTAAAGAGTTGAATTGGTTTAGCTAAAATTTTATTCACCTAAGTTCAAAATATTATGTATTATCTGTAAAGATGAACTAAATAAACAGACCAATTCGATACATGAGTGACAGTTTTTGCCTTAGTTCCGTATAAAAAAGTTGCTTTAAAATTCAATTGAAATTTAATTGAATTTTAATTTTTAATTTCAAAAAAGATAACGATTATACAATATTTATGCAATAAATAACTGTATTTAAAAATACGGCAAAAAAGCAAAAAAAATCACAAACTAGACAGAATCGAGTTTGTCATTGTAGACAAATTAGCTATATTTTCTAATTTAATCGACGTGTAAATGAATTCCGAATTCTTAAAAACTACAAAAACACTCAAACGTAAAAATACCGTGAGTAGTGGAACACAGGTTAAAAGCCTGCTTCCTAGACCTTTGAGAACAGTCTTCAAGTCTTTCTCCCCTTCATGGTTTATATGTATTCCTTTGGCTGCGATAATAGTTGTTGTGTGGAATACGGCAGCTACGGCACAAGGGTTAGAAGCACCTGCTAACCTAGACGAACTACGGGTTGTTTTAGATACCATCTTCCTGCTGTTTTGTTCGATTCTAGTAATCTTTATGAATGCTGGATTTGGAATGTTAGAAGCAGGTTTTTGCCGGCAGAAAAACGCGGTTAATATTCTAGCTAAAAACTTAATTGTCTTTGCGATCGCCACCTTAGCTTATTGGGCAGTTGGCTACGCTCTGATGTATGGTGACGGTGGTCCTTTTATTGGTACTAGCGGATTTTTCTTTAATGGTAATGCCGCTGCCTATGGTGACGATCCTTACCCCGCAGCAGTTCCTCCTGCAATCGGATTTTTGTTCCAGGTAGCCTTTGCGGCAACGGCTGCAACCATTGTTTCTGGCGCAGTAGCAGAACGAATTAAATTCACTGCCTTCTTAATCTTTAGTACTTTACTAGTAGCTTTTTCGTACCCTATTACTGGACATTGGGTCTGGGATGGCGGCTGGTTAGCTGAAATGGGCTTTTCCGACTTTGCTGGATCTTCTGTGGTTCACTCGGTTGGAGGTTGGGCAGCTTTAGTCGGTGCAGCAATTTTAGGGCCGAGAATTGGTAAGTACCAGAACGGTAGAATTAGTGCTATTCCTGGACACAACATGGGCTTTGCTACTTTAGGTTGTTTAATTCTTTGGATTGGCTGGTTTGGTTTTAACCCAGGTTCAGAATTGGCAGCAACAGCTAATGTTCCTTATATTGCCGTAACTACTAATTTGTCAGCAGCAGCAGGTGGTGTGGCAGCAACCTTTACTTCCTGGATTAAAGATGGGAAGCCAGACTTATCGATGATTATTAACGGTATTCTGGCTGGTTTAGTTGGTATTACTGCGGGTTGTGCTGATGTTAGCTATTTTGATGCGGTAATCATTGGTTTGATTGCAGGTGTTATTGTTGTCTTCTCAGTTGCTTTCTTTGACAATATCAAAATTGACGATCCCGTTGGTGCAACTTCGGTTCACTTAGTTTGTGGTATCTGGGGAACTTTAGCTGTAGGTATTTTTGGTACAGCTAATATTCTGACTCAACTTATTGGTATTGTATCCATTGGTGCTTTTACCGTTATCTTTAGTGCTATTGTTTGGTCAATTCTTAAATTCACTGTTGGTATTCGAGTTCATCAAGATGAAGAAAGGCTTGGTTTAGATATCAGCGAACATGGTATGGAAGCATACAGTGGCTTTGTTAAAGAAGCTGACGTTTTAGCTGCTGGTAGTGGCGGTGTTCCTATCGGCATGAACCCCTCAGAAAGATCTGAATTCTAAATTTCAATCAATTGAAGTTTGATTTAACCCCAGAATGCGGCGGGGCGTACACCAAACTATGCGGTGCAAGCAAGCTCTTAAATTGACTTCAAGAGTCAGCCCCTTGTGAGCAGGCTTCGCACGGACATATCAAGCGGGCGAGGCAACCTCGCCCGTCTTGTCTTCCTTTTCAAAGCGGAGTACCGTTAACTTAATTATTGCTATTGCGTAGCTTAGCGATGCCTTTAGGCTCATCGCAACTATTATTTAGTCTTCGCCGCAATGATATTTGTTTTACATTGCTGGCATTGTCAAACCCTGTAGAGATTGCTGTGATTCGGTTAAATTCTTGCCCTGAATTAAGACGCCAAAACCACCTAACCCTGTGGGATCGATTAATTGATGTAAAGCATCACGGCGTTTAAATATCTCGGAAATATTATACTTACCACTAGATAGTTCGTTTAAGCGATCGCCCAAACCTAGAGCCATGAGAAATAACCCCTGCTGAGTCAAGCCAATATTTTTCAGGTTATGTAATTCTCCCTGGCGTTCTAAGGCAGTAAAATCAACGTGAGCAGTAAGATCCTGATAGCCTAAATTAACATAGGGATTATCGTGACGACGATGTTGATAGTAACACTGTAAAGTTCCTAGCTTACGAGCAGGGCGATAATATTTGTCGGCAGTGTAGCCATAGTCGATGGTTAAAATATATCCCCGATTAAGTCTGGTGGCGATCGCTTCTAGCCAGTCCAAAGCTTTGAGATTTACTTCAGTACGATAACCTTCAGCATACTGTTTTTGTAATAAATCAATACCAACGAACTCGAAATATTGGGCTAATTTTTCTGTAGAGATAGAATCAACAGTTTCAGTTAATTTGCCTGACTCAAGAGTTACATGGACTTCTTTTAATCGAGCTTCATTTTTGGTAACCAGATGTACGGGAAAGGCATCAACTAGTTCATTGGAAAAAAAACACCCTTCAATACTATCTTGGGCAAGATCGGACCAAGCTTTCCAGGTAAGGTTAATGTCAAAGGATTTGAGTAATTCTTGCTGTACCTCAATTAAAGCTGGCGACTGCTCGATGATAATATATCTCAAAGCTTGAGTTAACCCTCGGTCGTTACTTTTGTGCAACCAATTTAAAATATCTTGGGCAAGTTCTCCATTTCCCGCACCCATTTCAACTAAATAAAAAGGATTAGGACAGCCCAAATTTTGCCACATTTGTTGGAACTGTACCGCCAGCAGTTCGCCAAAATCTTTACCCAAAGAAGAAGATGTGAAAAAGTCTCCTTGAACTCCGATGCTAGTTATTCCCGAGTTATAGTAACCATACTCTTGATGGTATAAAACCAATTCCATATATTGAGCAAAAGTAATCCACTCCTGGGACGAATCGTTAATTTTGGCAAAAAGAATCTCCTGTAATCTTTGAGAATTGGAAAATTTTGACAAATTCATCATTAAATTGCTGCTAGCTAGAAACTAAATCTCATTATCTAAACAAAAGGACTATTTTCAAGGTGTCACATCAATACTTGGTTTTGGCGTTGATTAATGTAAGCTGTGGGGGAATTTAATTACTTCAGATATGACTATGCTCTGAGTTTATTTATACTTGAATTCTGAATAATAAGATATGGTGTAAATCGATTTAAACAATCAAAAGTGAATGAGTGGTTTAAAAAACAAGCTTAAAGCAGCTACATTGGTCGACATACTTCAGATTCGCGCGATGGAGCAGCCCGATCAGGCGATCTATAATTTTCTGGTTGATGGAGAAACAGAAGAGGTTAGCCTTACCTATGGACAACTAGAACAAAAAGCCAAGGCGATCGCTGCAAAACTTCAATCAGTTAGTTCTCTTCAAGATCGAGTCTTATTGCTATTTCCGGCGGGAATAGACTATATTACTGCTTTTTTTGGTTGTCTTTATGCGGGAGCGATCGCTATCCCCGCTTATCCTCCACGCCCCAATCGTTCCTTGAACCGCATTCACAATATTTTACAAAATGCTCAAACCAACATCGCTTTAACCAGTAGCGATACCTTAAAAGGTTTAGAACGTCAGTTAGAAAGTACTCCTGAGTTACAAAATTTACGCTGGATTACCACAGATACCATAGACAGCGATGCAGGTTCAGATTGGTACAAACCTGATATTGACAATGATGACATCGCTTTTCTCCAATATACTTCTGGCTCAACGGCAGAACCTAAAGGGGTCAAAATCGCCTATAGAAATCTGCTACATAACCTAGAAGCAATCCATCTTTGCTTCAGGCATTCTTCCCAAAGCAGAGGGGTAATTTGGTTGCCACCCTATCATGATATGGGTTTAATTGGTGGTGTTCTCCAGCCTTTGTTTGGTGATTTTCCCGTGACTTTAATGTCGCCATTGATGTTTCTTCAAAATCCTTTACGCTGGCTCAAGGCGATTTCTCGTTACCAAGCTACCACTAGCGGGGGGCCTAATTTTGCCTACGATCTATGTGTTCGCAAGTTTAAACCAGAACAGCTTCGAGGATTGGATTTAAGTAATTGGCAGGTGGCTTTTAATGGTGCAGAGCCAATCAACCATGAGACTCTAACCAAGTTTGCCCAAACCTATGCCCCCTATGGGTTTGACTATTCAGCCTTCTATCCCTGTTACGGCATGGCAGAAGCCACGCTGATTATTTCTGGAGGCTCGAAAAATGCAGCGGTAGTGACTAAAACTGTTCAAGGAAAAGCCTTAGAACAAAATAAAATTGCGCTCGCCGAGGTCAATGAAGCTCATCCCCATACCTTGGTTAGCTGTGGCAGAAGCTTGAGCGATCAAAAAATTGCGATCGCTAATCCCGAAACCCTGGCAAGTTGTCAACCAGGAGAAGTTGGCGAAATTTGGGTATCTGGTTCTAGTATTGCCCAAGGCTATTGGAGACAGCCAGAGATAACTGAAGCCACTTTTAATGCTTATTTAAAAGACACTGGCGATGGACCTTTTTTGCGTACGGGTGATTTGGGTTTTCTGGATGAAGGAGAGGTGTTTTTTACAGGTCGTCTCAAAGATATGATTGTCATTAAAGGACGTAATCATTATCCCCAAGATATCGAAAAGACCGTAGAGGAAACTACTTCTTGGATTAGACCAAGTTGCGTAGCTAGTTTCTCGGTTGATATTCAAGGAGAAGAAAAGTTAGTTGTTCTGGCAGAAGTTGAGCGTCAATACTGGAGTAGTAATCGTTCTAGTGCTAAATCTAATGGCAAGTCGGCTACCGCAGAAATGATCCAGGTTAAGGATCTAACTCAATTGATTCGACGAGAGATATCTAAAAACCATGACCTACAGGTATATAAAACTCTGCTACTAAAGCCTGGTAGTTTACCGAAAACCTCTAGTGGTAAAATTCAACGTCATGCCTGTCGCACAGAATTTCTTGCTAATACTTTAGAGGGTTTACCCGTTTAAAGCGATCGCCTTATTTAAATAATTCTGTCTAGTTCGGCGATCGCGAAGCCTGGGCGAAGCCCAATCGCATTTGCTTTACAATCAGCAACAGCGATCTAAATCACGTACTTTTTCGGACAAATTTAATCGAACCAACGGGAACGCTATTTATATCAGTTATCCAACTAGATATATGGTCGCCACACCCCAGAGTCTGCATGAATTTGTCAATTACCGCTTGCAATACATCTCAGGTAAAGAACGAAGTCAGGCACAGGTATTTTTAGATCGGTTTTTTCAGGCTTTTGGACATCAAGGTGCATTACAGGCTGGTGCAGAATACGAGGTTGCCATTAAAAAAGGCAGTCAAAAAGGTAAAACAGGTTTGGCCGATTTAGTCTGGAAACCGCGAGTCTTAATTGAAATGAAGAAGCAGGGAGAAGATTTAGGCAAACACTACCGACAAGCATTTAATTACTGGACAAGAATCGTTCCCAATCGTCCTCGCTATGTTATGCTGTGCAACTTCGATCAGTTTTGGATTTACGATTTCGATAACCAGGTTGATGAACCTGTAGACATTATTGAAATTCAGAAACTACCTGAAAGATCCTCCGCATTTGGCTTTATGGGGTTGGAAGACAAAAACTCCATTTTCCAAAACAATCAGGTAGAAGTAACTAAAGAAACTGCCCGTAAAATGGGCGAACTATGCGAAATTTTGAAACAACGGGGTGAGAAAGAAGGCTTTAGTACTCTTGCTGCTCAAAGGTTAGTTTTGCAGTGTGTCTTAGCCATGTTTGCCGAAGATCGGGGATTATTACCAACCGATATGTTTGTTGGCTGTATTCAAGATTGTCTGGGCGGTAGAAGTTCTTATGATGTTTTAGGTAGTTTGTTTCAGGAAATGAATCGCCCAGATATTTCTCCTGCTGGTAAATACAAAGGCGTAGACTACTTTAATGGCGGTTTGTTTGCGACGATTCATCCGATTGAATTAACTAAAGAAGAATTAAACTATCTCGATGCAGCAGCGCGGGAAAACTGGAAACAGATTCGCCCTGCTATATTTGGCAATATCTTTGAAGGGACAGCAAATCAAAAAGAACGTCATGCTTACGGGATGCACTTCACCTCCGAAGCCGACATTATGAAAATTGTTAAGCCAACTATTAGTAACTATTGGGATGCCAAGATAGAAGCTGCTAATACTATCGCTGAACTAAATTCTTTACAGTTAGAACTGCAAAATTATCGGGTACTAGATCCTGCTTGTGGTTCGGGAAATTTCTTATATCTGGCTTATCAAGAACTAAAAGAAATCGAAAAGTCTCTACTAGATAAAATAGCCTCCCGTCGTCGTTCGCAAATAAGCAAACAACAAGTCCAAATCGGTTTAGTTACACCATTGCAGTTTTACGGTATGGATATTAATCCGTTTGCGGTAGAGTTGGCGAAAGTAACTTTAACTATTGCTAAAAAAGTTGCGATCGATAAGTTAAGTTTAACCGAACAAGAATTACCCCTCGATACTTTAGATAACAATATTGTCTGTAAAGATGCTCTATTTACACCCTGGGAAAAAGCCGACGCAATTATCGGCAATCCTCCCTTTTTAGGTGGAAGAGAATTAAGGAAGGAATTAGGAGATGAATATACAGAGAAAGTATATGGACAATTCAAAGAAGTAAAAGGTCAAGTTGATTTTTGTACATATTGGTTCAGAAAAGCTAATGATAATTTAAATACAAATGGTAGGGCTGGCTTAGTTGGAACTAATTCTGTTTCTCAAAACACCAGTCGTAAAGCGAGTTTAGATTATGTTGTAGAACATGGTGGTTATATTCATGAAGCTATTTCTTCTCAAGTTTGGTCGGGTGAAGCTAATGTTCACGTTAGTATTGTTAATTGGTCAAAACAACAGCCAGAAAAATTATTTTTAGACGATTTACCTGTCGAGAGAATTTCTACATCTTTAAAAACTGAAATTGCGGTAAATTTTGCTAAACAATTAAAAGCAAATAAAAATTATTCATTTCAAGCTTGTGAATTATCTGGAAAAGGATTTATCGTTTCAGAGGCAGAAGCTAAAGAGTGGATAAATAAAGAGCATAAAAATCAATATGTT
Above is a genomic segment from Coleofasciculaceae cyanobacterium containing:
- a CDS encoding class I SAM-dependent methyltransferase, which encodes MMNLSKFSNSQRLQEILFAKINDSSQEWITFAQYMELVLYHQEYGYYNSGITSIGVQGDFFTSSSLGKDFGELLAVQFQQMWQNLGCPNPFYLVEMGAGNGELAQDILNWLHKSNDRGLTQALRYIIIEQSPALIEVQQELLKSFDINLTWKAWSDLAQDSIEGCFFSNELVDAFPVHLVTKNEARLKEVHVTLESGKLTETVDSISTEKLAQYFEFVGIDLLQKQYAEGYRTEVNLKALDWLEAIATRLNRGYILTIDYGYTADKYYRPARKLGTLQCYYQHRRHDNPYVNLGYQDLTAHVDFTALERQGELHNLKNIGLTQQGLFLMALGLGDRLNELSSGKYNISEIFKRRDALHQLIDPTGLGGFGVLIQGKNLTESQQSLQGLTMPAM
- the amt gene encoding ammonium transporter; translation: MNSEFLKTTKTLKRKNTVSSGTQVKSLLPRPLRTVFKSFSPSWFICIPLAAIIVVVWNTAATAQGLEAPANLDELRVVLDTIFLLFCSILVIFMNAGFGMLEAGFCRQKNAVNILAKNLIVFAIATLAYWAVGYALMYGDGGPFIGTSGFFFNGNAAAYGDDPYPAAVPPAIGFLFQVAFAATAATIVSGAVAERIKFTAFLIFSTLLVAFSYPITGHWVWDGGWLAEMGFSDFAGSSVVHSVGGWAALVGAAILGPRIGKYQNGRISAIPGHNMGFATLGCLILWIGWFGFNPGSELAATANVPYIAVTTNLSAAAGGVAATFTSWIKDGKPDLSMIINGILAGLVGITAGCADVSYFDAVIIGLIAGVIVVFSVAFFDNIKIDDPVGATSVHLVCGIWGTLAVGIFGTANILTQLIGIVSIGAFTVIFSAIVWSILKFTVGIRVHQDEERLGLDISEHGMEAYSGFVKEADVLAAGSGGVPIGMNPSERSEF
- a CDS encoding fatty acyl-AMP ligase, which gives rise to MSGLKNKLKAATLVDILQIRAMEQPDQAIYNFLVDGETEEVSLTYGQLEQKAKAIAAKLQSVSSLQDRVLLLFPAGIDYITAFFGCLYAGAIAIPAYPPRPNRSLNRIHNILQNAQTNIALTSSDTLKGLERQLESTPELQNLRWITTDTIDSDAGSDWYKPDIDNDDIAFLQYTSGSTAEPKGVKIAYRNLLHNLEAIHLCFRHSSQSRGVIWLPPYHDMGLIGGVLQPLFGDFPVTLMSPLMFLQNPLRWLKAISRYQATTSGGPNFAYDLCVRKFKPEQLRGLDLSNWQVAFNGAEPINHETLTKFAQTYAPYGFDYSAFYPCYGMAEATLIISGGSKNAAVVTKTVQGKALEQNKIALAEVNEAHPHTLVSCGRSLSDQKIAIANPETLASCQPGEVGEIWVSGSSIAQGYWRQPEITEATFNAYLKDTGDGPFLRTGDLGFLDEGEVFFTGRLKDMIVIKGRNHYPQDIEKTVEETTSWIRPSCVASFSVDIQGEEKLVVLAEVERQYWSSNRSSAKSNGKSATAEMIQVKDLTQLIRREISKNHDLQVYKTLLLKPGSLPKTSSGKIQRHACRTEFLANTLEGLPV
- a CDS encoding DNA methyltransferase; the encoded protein is MVATPQSLHEFVNYRLQYISGKERSQAQVFLDRFFQAFGHQGALQAGAEYEVAIKKGSQKGKTGLADLVWKPRVLIEMKKQGEDLGKHYRQAFNYWTRIVPNRPRYVMLCNFDQFWIYDFDNQVDEPVDIIEIQKLPERSSAFGFMGLEDKNSIFQNNQVEVTKETARKMGELCEILKQRGEKEGFSTLAAQRLVLQCVLAMFAEDRGLLPTDMFVGCIQDCLGGRSSYDVLGSLFQEMNRPDISPAGKYKGVDYFNGGLFATIHPIELTKEELNYLDAAARENWKQIRPAIFGNIFEGTANQKERHAYGMHFTSEADIMKIVKPTISNYWDAKIEAANTIAELNSLQLELQNYRVLDPACGSGNFLYLAYQELKEIEKSLLDKIASRRRSQISKQQVQIGLVTPLQFYGMDINPFAVELAKVTLTIAKKVAIDKLSLTEQELPLDTLDNNIVCKDALFTPWEKADAIIGNPPFLGGRELRKELGDEYTEKVYGQFKEVKGQVDFCTYWFRKANDNLNTNGRAGLVGTNSVSQNTSRKASLDYVVEHGGYIHEAISSQVWSGEANVHVSIVNWSKQQPEKLFLDDLPVERISTSLKTEIAVNFAKQLKANKNYSFQACELSGKGFIVSEAEAKEWINKEHKNQYVLNPMLDGKSLINLHLPKDWVIDFNDMSIEEACDYKLPFQRVKEKVKPERDLNRRKARRVNWRQYGEKRPAMRKALTSLSCYFAIPKVTKYTVFSPVDVSILPCEANMVIASDDYYILGILNSNIHRLWVKAQSSTLEDRTRYTNTTCFETFPFPQNPCRSGSGRGVSRNAPTKTIVEQIHNKTVELHEYRTQQMSKKQWGITKLYNEYFHEPASKLYQLHKELDKLVMQAYNFKPDDDILAKLLELNLELAAK